In the genome of Bordetella avium, the window AACTGGCGCTGACCCGCGCCGGGCCGCGCGACGCGGCATTGGTTGAGGTGCTCATCGAGGAGCTGGACGACAACGGCTATCTGGGCTCGCCGCTGGTGGAAATCTTGCAGTGGCTGCCGCCGGAGCTGGAGATCGATGAAGACGAGTTGCGTGTCGCTTTGAGCCTGTTGCAGTCTTTCGACCCGCCGGGCATCGGCGCCCGCGATATGGCGGACTGTCTGTTGCTGCAATTGCGCCAACCCGATCTGACTCGTTTGCCCGAAGCCGCCAACCCTGTCATCTTGCGTTGTGCGCGCGAGATCTGCGTGCAGCATCTGTCCTTGCTGGCCTCAGGCAATTTGGCGCGCCTGCGTGACGTGCTGGGGGTGGACGAACCGACCTTGCGCACCGCCCACAGCCTTATCGTGCGCCTAGAGCCCCGACCCGGTCGGGCCTGGACCGTCCCGGCGGCCGAGTATGCGCTGCCTGACGTGCTGGTGAGCAAAACGCGGCAGGGCTGGCAGGCCGTGCTCAATAGCGCCGCCATGCCCCGGCTACAGATCAATGGGTTGTATGCGCAAATGTTGGCTAACCAGCGAGAAACGGCCTATGCGGGCCTGAGCGCACAGTTGCAGCAGGCACGCTGGATGATCCGCAATATCGAACAACGATTCGACACGATTCTGCGCGTGTCGCAGGCCATTGTGATGCATCAGGCGGCGTTTTTCAGTGAAGGTCCGGCTGCCATGCGTCCGCTCATTCTCAAAGACATTGCAGCTGAGTTGGGTTTGCACGAATCCACGATTTCACGCGCCACAACACAGAAGTACATGCTCACTCCGTTCGGTACGCTGGAGCTCAAATATTTCTTCGGGACCGGTCTTGCCACGGATAGCGGGAATGCGGCTTCTGCCACCGCTGTGCAGGCGCATATCCGCAAGATGGTGTCAGAGGAAAACCGCGCCAAGCCGCTATCTGATAGCCAGATCATGGAGCGATTGGCCAGTCAGGGCATCGTGATTGCCCGGCGTACCGTGGCCAAGTACCGGGAAGCCTTGCGCATTGCGCCGGCGGCGGTGCGTAAGGCGCAGGGCTGAAGAACAAAAGCCCGCAGGCCTAGCCTGCGGGCTTTCTTGGGGCTTGCCCGCTGCGGTGGATCAGGCCGCAGCGACCAGCGGAATCGGGAAGGTGTTTGCGGCAGGCTGTTCGGCGTCGAGCATGGCGGTCGGTGTATTGACCGGCACGGCGATTGAGCGCACGTCGCACACGCTGGAGGCGCGTC includes:
- the rpoN gene encoding RNA polymerase factor sigma-54; this translates as MTRPALELRPGQHLTLTPQLQQSIRLLQLSSLELEAEISLALADNPLLERDENPAEQVDSQREASIESDDSSPEIETRLEEMPGSGGVYPDEDEPQQARADTLREHLLGQLALTRAGPRDAALVEVLIEELDDNGYLGSPLVEILQWLPPELEIDEDELRVALSLLQSFDPPGIGARDMADCLLLQLRQPDLTRLPEAANPVILRCAREICVQHLSLLASGNLARLRDVLGVDEPTLRTAHSLIVRLEPRPGRAWTVPAAEYALPDVLVSKTRQGWQAVLNSAAMPRLQINGLYAQMLANQRETAYAGLSAQLQQARWMIRNIEQRFDTILRVSQAIVMHQAAFFSEGPAAMRPLILKDIAAELGLHESTISRATTQKYMLTPFGTLELKYFFGTGLATDSGNAASATAVQAHIRKMVSEENRAKPLSDSQIMERLASQGIVIARRTVAKYREALRIAPAAVRKAQG